From a region of the Paenibacillus sp. R14(2021) genome:
- a CDS encoding ABC transporter ATP-binding protein → MSNEPVISLRQVTKRIGRSTVIDNLTFDVPQGEIFGFLGPNGAGKTTTIRMMVGLMSITEGEIFIKGKNIKSEFEQAIRHVGAIVENPEMYKYLSGYHNLVHYARMVPGVTKERIDEVVNLVKLDNRIRDKVKKYSLGMRQRLGVAQALLHRPSLLILDEPTNGLDPAGIRELRDYLRLLTRTEGITVIVSSHLLSEMELMCDRVAILQQGKLVDVKPIHEFVQTADQMQTYAIEAKPVERALNAMKAIEYVKEVKALPEGLQFMAEKERIPDILMDLMRLDVRIYGVQAQRQSLEDRFLEITGGGRIG, encoded by the coding sequence ATGAGCAATGAACCTGTCATCAGCTTGCGTCAAGTAACAAAACGAATCGGCCGTTCCACGGTCATTGATAACCTAACGTTCGATGTTCCGCAGGGCGAAATTTTCGGATTTCTGGGGCCCAACGGTGCCGGCAAGACGACCACCATTCGCATGATGGTTGGCTTAATGTCCATTACCGAAGGCGAAATCTTCATCAAAGGGAAAAATATTAAAAGCGAGTTCGAGCAAGCGATCCGTCATGTCGGAGCCATCGTGGAAAATCCGGAAATGTACAAGTATTTGAGCGGCTACCATAATCTCGTTCATTACGCGAGGATGGTGCCTGGCGTGACCAAGGAACGCATCGATGAGGTAGTCAACCTCGTTAAGCTGGACAATCGGATCCGTGACAAGGTTAAGAAGTATTCTCTGGGGATGCGTCAGCGATTGGGCGTAGCGCAGGCGCTGCTGCATCGTCCGTCACTGCTCATTCTGGACGAGCCGACCAATGGGCTTGATCCGGCAGGCATTCGCGAGCTTCGCGATTATTTACGCCTGTTGACCCGCACGGAAGGCATTACCGTTATTGTCTCCAGCCATTTATTGTCCGAGATGGAGCTGATGTGCGATCGAGTTGCCATTCTCCAACAGGGCAAGCTGGTCGATGTGAAACCGATTCATGAGTTTGTTCAGACGGCAGACCAGATGCAAACCTACGCCATTGAGGCAAAGCCGGTCGAACGCGCACTAAATGCAATGAAGGCGATTGAGTATGTGAAGGAAGTAAAGGCTCTTCCTGAAGGGCTGCAGTTTATGGCTGAGAAGGAGCGGATTCCAGATATCCTGATGGATCTGATGAGATTAGATGTCAGAATCTACGGTGTTCAAGCACAACGTCAATCCTTGGAGGATCGATTTTTAGAGATAACTGGAGGCGGACGAATTGGTTAG
- a CDS encoding ABC transporter permease: MIGVMIVILGFVNFSVWYDYSNDAQSGTWQEHVAAKKQSRLQALQKPDLNKESRSLDEETVAIYDYQLEHDIRPAEGTMWMGIHVSTNFVLLITLFTVIVAGDSMAGEFSSGTIKLLLIRPNSRLKILLSKYVSMILFGITLLIILFIVSILINGTLFGFGHINLPLLGVNADGDVMEQNMVANLLQTYLFKGVSTIMFVTIAFMISTAFRSSVMAIGFSLFAMFAGNIATEFLRPYVWSKYILFANIDLTPYLSSHPFQEGMTLTFSVTVLSVYFIFFNLVSYLVFTKRDVAA, encoded by the coding sequence ATGATCGGAGTGATGATCGTTATTCTTGGCTTTGTGAACTTCTCGGTATGGTATGACTACAGTAATGATGCGCAGAGCGGTACTTGGCAGGAGCATGTTGCCGCGAAGAAACAATCCCGACTGCAAGCTCTGCAAAAGCCGGACCTGAACAAGGAAAGTCGAAGTTTAGATGAAGAGACGGTCGCCATATACGATTATCAGCTTGAGCACGATATTCGGCCGGCCGAGGGCACGATGTGGATGGGGATCCATGTATCAACGAACTTTGTGCTATTGATTACGCTATTTACCGTTATTGTCGCAGGGGACAGCATGGCGGGTGAATTCTCCTCCGGCACGATTAAGCTGCTGCTGATACGACCAAACAGCCGGCTAAAAATTCTTCTGTCTAAATATGTGTCCATGATTCTGTTCGGGATCACGCTCCTGATCATCCTGTTTATCGTATCTATCTTGATCAACGGAACGCTGTTTGGATTTGGGCACATCAACTTGCCGTTGTTAGGTGTAAATGCTGACGGAGATGTTATGGAACAGAACATGGTTGCGAACCTGTTGCAAACGTACTTGTTTAAAGGGGTATCGACGATTATGTTTGTTACAATTGCCTTCATGATTTCAACCGCGTTTCGCAGCAGTGTGATGGCCATAGGGTTCTCCCTCTTTGCTATGTTTGCGGGTAATATCGCTACGGAATTCCTCCGACCCTATGTCTGGAGCAAGTACATTTTGTTTGCGAATATCGATCTGACCCCCTATTTATCAAGCCACCCATTTCAAGAAGGGATGACCCTTACTTTTTCCGTTACTGTATTGAGCGTATACTTCATATTCTTTAATCTGGTCTCTTACCTCGTATTTACGAAGAGGGATGTTGCAGCTTGA